A section of the Ignavibacteriales bacterium genome encodes:
- a CDS encoding N-acetyltransferase, with translation MSGKDINLVKVDNDSLKNQFINFPYKLYKDEPNWVPPLRFDVRNNLDTKKNPLYHHTKIELWLAFKDGEIVGRIAGIINEAHNKFHKDKVGFFGFFECKNDQEVAKMLLDKAAEFCRNNGMDTMRGPVNPSTNDECGLLIDAFDKPNVMLMTYNFKYYADLLENYGFQKAKDLYAIWVPAEVITYPSMEKYNRISDLILKREDLEIRKVNMKDFINEVQRVREVYNDAWQDNWGFVPMTEDEFMFIAKNLKMVVDPDFVYFAIKKGTGETVGFSLSLPDNNQAIMGLNGKLFPFGIFKFLSQRKKIDQIRVIIMGVKQGYQKKGIDAVFYRDTIVTGNKKGVKGAEVSWILEDNMPMMQTAMNMGGKVYKTYRIYDKNLT, from the coding sequence GTGAGCGGTAAAGATATAAATCTCGTAAAAGTTGACAATGATTCGCTCAAGAATCAGTTCATTAACTTCCCATATAAACTATACAAAGATGAGCCGAACTGGGTACCCCCCCTTCGGTTTGATGTAAGGAATAATCTTGACACAAAGAAGAACCCTTTATATCACCACACTAAGATCGAACTGTGGCTTGCCTTTAAGGATGGTGAAATCGTTGGAAGGATTGCCGGTATTATAAACGAGGCACACAATAAATTCCACAAAGATAAAGTTGGTTTCTTCGGTTTCTTCGAATGTAAAAATGACCAGGAAGTAGCTAAAATGCTTCTTGATAAAGCGGCTGAATTTTGCAGGAATAATGGCATGGATACGATGCGGGGTCCGGTAAATCCCTCCACAAACGACGAATGCGGATTATTAATTGATGCGTTTGACAAGCCGAACGTAATGTTGATGACATATAATTTCAAATATTATGCAGACCTCCTGGAAAACTATGGATTCCAAAAAGCAAAAGACCTTTATGCAATCTGGGTACCGGCGGAAGTAATTACGTACCCATCTATGGAAAAATACAATCGCATAAGCGACCTTATTCTAAAACGTGAGGACCTGGAAATAAGAAAAGTTAATATGAAAGATTTTATTAACGAGGTACAGAGAGTTCGTGAAGTATATAACGATGCATGGCAAGATAACTGGGGATTCGTACCCATGACCGAGGACGAGTTTATGTTTATTGCAAAGAATCTTAAAATGGTGGTCGATCCCGATTTTGTATACTTTGCAATAAAAAAGGGCACGGGCGAAACAGTAGGATTTTCGCTATCATTACCTGATAATAACCAGGCAATAATGGGATTAAACGGAAAGCTCTTCCCATTCGGTATATTCAAATTCCTTTCTCAAAGGAAAAAGATAGACCAGATCCGTGTAATAATAATGGGAGTTAAGCAAGGATACCAAAAGAAAGGGATAGATGCTGTATTTTATAGAGATACTATTGTTACAGGAAATAAGAAGGGTGTAAAGGGCGCAGAGGTTTCCTGGATACTGGAGGATAACATGCCAATGATGCAAACAGCAATGAATATGGGCGGGAAAGTGTACAAAACGTATAGGATCTACGATAAAAATCTGACGTAA
- a CDS encoding aquaporin family protein — MNRYITELIGTFFLVLTIAFTGNPIAIGLVLTALVYMGGHISGAHYNPAVSLAIYLRKKISAKDVLIYWLFQIIGAALAAIMFLSITKETFAPAPNPNISMLSAIVIEFVFTFALILVVLNVATTQKNAGNSYFGLAIGATILGAAFAGGPFSGGAYNPAVAIGPAIVDTINGGNSISNLIIYLIGPFLASLTAPFVFKFMNPEEYQDLDLQYHEEENSKKIK, encoded by the coding sequence ATGAATAGATATATTACAGAGTTAATTGGAACGTTCTTTTTAGTACTTACCATCGCATTTACGGGTAATCCTATTGCTATCGGCTTAGTTTTAACTGCGCTTGTATATATGGGGGGACATATTTCCGGAGCTCACTACAATCCCGCTGTATCCCTTGCAATCTATTTAAGAAAAAAAATATCAGCAAAGGATGTCTTGATATATTGGTTGTTTCAAATAATCGGAGCGGCTCTAGCGGCAATAATGTTCCTTTCGATTACAAAGGAAACCTTCGCTCCTGCCCCCAACCCTAATATATCGATGCTTTCGGCAATAGTAATAGAGTTTGTATTTACGTTTGCATTAATACTGGTAGTATTAAATGTTGCGACAACTCAAAAGAACGCCGGTAACTCATATTTCGGATTGGCAATAGGCGCAACGATACTAGGGGCAGCATTTGCGGGAGGTCCGTTTTCCGGAGGTGCATATAATCCGGCGGTAGCTATAGGTCCCGCAATAGTCGATACTATTAATGGCGGGAATTCGATATCCAATCTGATAATCTATTTGATCGGACCGTTCCTCGCCAGCCTGACAGCTCCTTTCGTATTTAAATTTATGAACCCAGAAGAGTACCAAGACCTTGACCTTCAATACCATGAAGAAGAGAATTCTAAAAAAATAAAATAA
- the bcp gene encoding thioredoxin-dependent thiol peroxidase: MLKVGSKAPAFKLPGDDGKMHSLSDYAGKKVVLYFYPKDNTSGCTKEACDFRDNMKRIAKKDTIVIGVSKDGEKSHKNFKEKYDLNFLLLSDESCKMLEKYGIWQEKSMYGRKYMGIARTTFIIDEKGKIQKIFEKVKVPGHVDEVIKEL, encoded by the coding sequence ATGTTGAAAGTTGGTTCAAAAGCTCCTGCATTCAAACTCCCCGGAGATGATGGAAAAATGCACAGTCTTTCGGATTATGCAGGAAAAAAGGTAGTTCTGTATTTCTACCCAAAAGATAATACATCCGGATGCACAAAAGAAGCATGTGATTTCCGGGATAATATGAAAAGAATAGCCAAAAAAGATACGATCGTAATAGGTGTAAGCAAAGATGGGGAAAAGTCCCATAAAAATTTTAAAGAAAAATATGATCTGAACTTTTTGCTCCTCTCGGATGAATCATGTAAAATGCTCGAAAAATATGGGATCTGGCAGGAAAAGAGTATGTACGGACGAAAATACATGGGAATCGCCAGAACCACGTTCATTATCGACGAAAAAGGAAAGATCCAAAAGATATTCGAAAAAGTAAAAGTACCCGGTCATGTCGACGAGGTGATAAAAGAATTATAA